The following coding sequences are from one Candidatus Eisenbacteria bacterium window:
- a CDS encoding class I SAM-dependent methyltransferase — MREKWDQRYSESESPFGFEPNDFVVEVADLIPPGAVLCLAEGQGRNAVYLAGRGHRVTAMDLSPVGLAAAERLALERGVRIVTECADLEDYAIAEAAWAGIVSVWVQVERPLREAMHRAAARGLAPGGVLVIEAYTPSQLERATGGPPDGDRFPTLADLRRELDGLEFEVAREHTREIHEGRCHNGTSDVVQVVARRPRPVASGV; from the coding sequence ATGCGCGAGAAGTGGGATCAGCGTTACTCGGAGTCCGAGTCGCCGTTCGGCTTCGAGCCCAATGACTTCGTCGTCGAGGTCGCGGACCTCATTCCGCCGGGGGCGGTGCTGTGCCTGGCCGAGGGCCAGGGGCGCAACGCGGTCTACCTTGCGGGCCGCGGACACCGCGTCACGGCGATGGATCTGTCCCCGGTCGGGCTCGCGGCCGCAGAGCGCCTCGCGCTCGAGCGCGGCGTGCGGATCGTGACCGAGTGCGCGGACCTCGAGGATTACGCGATCGCCGAAGCGGCGTGGGCCGGAATCGTCTCGGTGTGGGTGCAGGTGGAGCGCCCGCTGCGCGAGGCCATGCACCGCGCGGCGGCGCGCGGCCTGGCACCGGGTGGCGTGCTGGTGATCGAGGCCTACACACCGAGCCAGCTCGAGCGGGCGACCGGCGGGCCCCCGGATGGCGATCGCTTCCCGACTCTGGCGGATCTGCGGCGCGAGCTCGACGGGCTCGAGTTCGAGGTAGCGCGCGAGCACACCCGCGAGATCCATGAAGGTCGCTGTCACAACGGAACTTCGGACGTGGTTCAGGTGGTGGCGCGGCGGCCGCGCCCCGTCGCCTCCGGCGTGTGA
- a CDS encoding ABC transporter ATP-binding protein: MIQLREVRKSYGTTVAVDGVSFDVRAGEIFGLLGPNGAGKSTTVALMIGLLAPDSGTVRICVGAAAGAPTDARFRAAVGVAPQSIALYDDLSATENLEFFGRMQGLRGAALKDGVERALAFVGLGDRRRDRVKTFSGGMQRRLNMAAALVHEPQLLLLDEPTVGVDPQSRNAILDNILALKRAGRTVVYTTHYMEEAERLCDRVGIMDHGKLLALDSVSQLIATHGGASAVVFENGGPDERVETADPFQVLSERRSAGTLGRFRVERPDLESVFLHLTGRQLRD, translated from the coding sequence ATGATCCAGCTCCGCGAGGTGCGCAAGAGCTACGGCACGACCGTGGCAGTGGACGGCGTCTCGTTCGACGTGCGCGCGGGCGAGATCTTCGGCCTGCTGGGCCCCAACGGGGCCGGCAAGTCCACCACGGTCGCGCTCATGATCGGGCTGCTCGCTCCCGACTCCGGCACGGTTCGTATCTGCGTGGGTGCGGCCGCCGGAGCACCCACCGACGCGCGGTTCCGCGCTGCGGTCGGGGTGGCGCCGCAGTCGATCGCGCTCTATGACGACCTCTCGGCGACCGAGAACCTCGAGTTCTTCGGCCGCATGCAGGGGCTCCGGGGTGCGGCGCTCAAGGATGGCGTCGAGCGAGCGCTCGCGTTCGTGGGCCTCGGGGACCGTCGTCGCGATCGCGTGAAGACGTTCTCGGGCGGCATGCAGCGGCGGCTCAACATGGCCGCGGCACTGGTGCACGAGCCGCAACTGCTGCTGCTCGACGAGCCGACGGTCGGTGTCGATCCGCAGTCCCGCAACGCCATCCTCGACAACATCCTCGCGCTCAAGCGTGCGGGCCGCACGGTCGTGTACACCACCCACTACATGGAGGAAGCCGAGCGGCTGTGCGACCGGGTCGGGATCATGGACCACGGCAAGCTGCTGGCGCTCGACTCGGTCTCGCAGCTCATCGCGACGCACGGTGGTGCGAGTGCCGTGGTGTTCGAGAACGGCGGCCCCGACGAACGCGTCGAAACCGCGGATCCGTTTCAAGTCCTGTCCGAGCGGCGCAGCGCCGGAACGCTCGGGCGCTTTCGAGTCGAACGGCCCGATCTCGAAAGCGTGTTCCTGCACCTGACCGGCCGGCAGTTGAGGGACTGA